A genomic segment from Chlamydiales bacterium encodes:
- a CDS encoding lysophospholipid acyltransferase family protein yields the protein MNTKIYFHTPLDLTQGNGYVFISNHQSLFDLPLIFSSLNGTLRVLAKKELFKIPLFGSALKKAECISIDRGNTNAIKNSLISFKEKLKSGISFLIFAEGTRSHTGELLPLKPGAFRLAIESDARIVPVAIVGTKEILPAKTSNLTKNCTAFIHFGNPIDTTCYRSFDAIKILMTEVEHAIKAMMQETKKRAYDDTSSL from the coding sequence GTGAACACAAAGATATATTTTCACACTCCATTGGATCTTACACAAGGAAATGGATATGTCTTTATTTCAAATCATCAAAGTCTTTTTGATCTACCATTGATCTTTAGCTCTCTCAATGGAACCCTTCGGGTCCTTGCAAAAAAAGAGCTTTTCAAAATACCTTTATTTGGAAGTGCTCTAAAAAAGGCCGAATGCATTTCTATTGATCGAGGTAATACAAATGCCATCAAAAATTCACTCATCTCATTTAAAGAAAAATTAAAAAGCGGCATATCCTTCCTCATTTTTGCAGAAGGCACAAGATCTCATACAGGAGAATTGTTACCCCTAAAACCAGGAGCCTTTAGACTTGCAATTGAGTCAGATGCTCGCATTGTTCCTGTTGCAATTGTAGGAACAAAAGAAATACTTCCTGCAAAAACCTCAAATCTCACAAAAAATTGCACGGCTTTCATCCATTTTGGAAACCCTATCGATACAACCTGCTATCGCTCCTTTGACGCCATCAAAATCCTGATGACAGAGGTAGAACATGCGATCAAGGCAATGATGCAAGAAACAAAAAAAAGGGCTTATGACGACACATCTTCGCTATAA
- a CDS encoding beta-ketoacyl synthase N-terminal-like domain-containing protein has translation MSNHKSFEPIAIIGVGALFAESPNATYFWKTILSGIDCIRDVPNTHWSINDYYDKDPKAEDKIVCKRGSFINDIEFDALEFGIPPQVLPATDACQLLALLVAKQVLHDATNGAYIDADLSRTSVILGGSNLQSLSLMSIRTMGRPLLEKVLRSSGFSEAIVQQTCNEAIDTYTPWQENTFPGLLGNVVAGRIANRFNLGGTNCIIDAACASSFAALSMAIDELQLGKSDLVITGGTDTLNDIVSFMCFSKTQALSKTEDCRPFSDKGDGTILGEGLGMFALKRLSDAERENNPIYAVIRGIGSSSDGKSKSIYAPVPEGQSKAILRAYESANYSPSTVELIEAHGTGTKAGDAAEFMGLCLSFEKDGSAKKQSCALGSVKSQIGHTKGAAGSAGLFKAAMALHHKVLPPTIKVDKPNPALNIEETPFYLNTEARPWIHSSEHPRRASVSAFGFGGSNFHVALEEYVNPKNQQKRMSSWSDELIIFSANTPKELLIEAKKVLDDTKTIPCLKTFAKTSQEKLKAVHLARIALVVKTSDDLRKKLQQAVLSIKASPEDSFSLPDGIHYGFAKDSGKVAFLFPGQGSQYVGMGRELSIHFEEAFAKWDTYAHLSQHKHVFPKPIFDSALKTEQEATLNSTECAQPSIAITSLCLLDMIKKVGIKPDCVAGHSFGELSALFAAGSIEETDFLSIAKKRGEIMQRAAENAKGTMLMVNCPTDSILSLIKEHKLSIEPANFNAPSQLVLSGSMQSIEKTEILLKEKGIKHQRLLVSAAFHSTLMKPAYNEFKDYLKNIPFKSAKIPIYANLTANPYPKKPSDMQQILADQLTGSVRFQQLIENLYENGCRTFIEVGPHTVLTNLVNKCLENKPINTIYLDKRGENGITSLWNAFAKMVVIGLNPNFSNLWSAFINPEIKSPPKTSSFIVKINGTNYGKPSPLKEKNSSQNMSHNPTFIKEKTVSHHHDPQFIQMCQDLQQRLIDAHSNFQKTMSDSHIAFLNSFTCLTQQAMGSQQTTAPIQQNIQPKISPPPSQYFTPTSTPVVNKTAISASENTMTRAPRAHSNPIQNIPQTPIITSIASTISKQEAAIPVPAKSNIEELLLETVVEKTGYPRDMLNLDMKIETDLGIDSIKRVEIFSSIAEKSPQLPEVAPSDLAQFKTLGDIVSHLKQKQFA, from the coding sequence ATGTCTAACCATAAATCATTCGAACCAATTGCCATCATCGGAGTAGGCGCCCTCTTTGCGGAGTCACCAAATGCAACATACTTTTGGAAAACTATCTTAAGCGGCATTGATTGTATTCGCGATGTACCAAATACACATTGGTCTATAAATGATTATTACGACAAGGATCCAAAGGCTGAAGATAAAATTGTTTGCAAACGTGGATCCTTTATCAATGATATTGAGTTTGATGCTTTAGAATTTGGTATACCCCCTCAAGTTTTGCCAGCAACAGATGCATGCCAACTCCTCGCTCTACTCGTTGCAAAACAAGTGCTTCATGATGCGACAAATGGGGCCTACATAGATGCTGATTTGAGCCGAACAAGCGTTATCTTAGGGGGCAGTAATCTTCAGTCTCTATCTCTCATGTCCATTCGCACAATGGGACGCCCTCTTTTGGAAAAAGTCCTTCGTAGCTCTGGCTTTTCTGAAGCCATCGTCCAACAAACTTGCAATGAAGCCATAGATACTTATACTCCGTGGCAGGAAAATACATTTCCAGGCCTTCTTGGCAACGTTGTTGCAGGTCGCATAGCTAATAGGTTTAACTTGGGCGGCACCAACTGCATCATAGATGCTGCTTGTGCAAGCTCCTTTGCAGCGCTTTCTATGGCTATCGATGAATTGCAGCTTGGAAAATCAGACCTTGTGATCACAGGGGGCACTGACACTCTAAACGATATTGTAAGCTTTATGTGCTTCAGCAAAACTCAAGCTCTTTCTAAAACAGAAGATTGTCGCCCCTTCTCTGACAAGGGCGATGGCACTATTCTAGGTGAGGGCCTTGGAATGTTCGCCTTAAAAAGACTCTCTGATGCGGAGCGTGAAAACAATCCGATCTATGCAGTTATTCGAGGTATCGGATCTTCTTCTGATGGTAAATCAAAAAGCATCTACGCACCCGTTCCAGAAGGACAATCTAAAGCGATCCTCAGAGCTTATGAATCTGCTAATTATTCCCCATCGACAGTTGAATTAATCGAAGCTCACGGCACAGGAACAAAGGCAGGTGATGCTGCAGAATTTATGGGTCTTTGCTTATCCTTTGAAAAAGATGGCAGTGCTAAAAAACAATCATGCGCTTTGGGCTCCGTCAAATCACAAATTGGTCATACAAAGGGAGCTGCAGGCTCTGCAGGGCTTTTTAAAGCAGCAATGGCACTACATCATAAAGTGCTTCCACCTACGATTAAAGTAGATAAACCAAATCCTGCACTCAACATTGAAGAAACTCCCTTTTATTTAAATACAGAAGCAAGACCTTGGATTCACTCTTCAGAGCATCCAAGAAGAGCAAGCGTCAGTGCTTTTGGATTTGGAGGCAGTAATTTTCATGTCGCTTTAGAAGAATACGTAAACCCTAAAAATCAACAAAAACGCATGAGCTCTTGGTCTGATGAACTCATTATTTTTTCTGCAAACACCCCAAAAGAATTACTTATAGAAGCAAAAAAAGTACTAGATGATACAAAGACCATTCCTTGCCTTAAAACCTTTGCAAAGACAAGTCAAGAAAAACTTAAAGCTGTACATCTTGCAAGAATTGCACTCGTTGTAAAAACAAGCGATGATCTTAGAAAAAAATTACAACAAGCAGTTCTATCTATTAAAGCCTCTCCTGAAGATTCTTTTTCCCTTCCAGATGGCATTCATTATGGATTTGCTAAAGATAGTGGTAAAGTCGCCTTTCTTTTCCCTGGCCAAGGAAGCCAATATGTTGGTATGGGAAGAGAGCTTTCCATCCATTTTGAAGAAGCTTTTGCCAAATGGGATACATATGCTCATTTATCGCAACACAAGCACGTCTTTCCAAAACCTATTTTTGATTCTGCCCTCAAAACGGAACAAGAAGCGACACTAAACTCTACAGAATGCGCACAACCCTCCATAGCTATCACATCTCTTTGCCTTCTTGATATGATTAAAAAAGTGGGTATCAAACCCGATTGCGTTGCAGGACATAGCTTTGGTGAACTCTCTGCACTATTTGCAGCTGGTTCCATTGAAGAAACTGATTTTCTCTCCATTGCAAAAAAAAGAGGAGAGATCATGCAAAGAGCTGCAGAAAATGCAAAAGGCACTATGCTAATGGTTAACTGCCCTACAGACTCTATTCTCTCTCTCATCAAGGAACACAAGCTCTCCATAGAACCTGCAAACTTCAATGCACCTTCCCAACTTGTTTTATCTGGCTCCATGCAATCTATTGAAAAAACAGAAATTCTACTCAAAGAAAAAGGTATCAAACATCAACGTCTTTTAGTATCCGCAGCTTTTCACTCAACACTTATGAAGCCTGCTTACAACGAATTCAAAGACTACCTCAAAAATATTCCATTTAAATCTGCAAAAATCCCAATCTACGCAAACCTCACAGCAAATCCCTATCCTAAAAAACCAAGTGATATGCAACAAATTCTTGCAGACCAGCTAACAGGTAGTGTTCGCTTTCAGCAGCTCATCGAAAACTTGTATGAAAATGGCTGCAGGACATTTATTGAAGTGGGTCCCCACACTGTCCTTACAAATCTTGTTAATAAATGCCTAGAAAATAAGCCTATAAACACTATCTACCTAGATAAGAGAGGAGAAAATGGCATCACATCCCTCTGGAATGCCTTTGCAAAAATGGTTGTCATTGGCCTAAATCCCAATTTTTCTAATCTTTGGTCTGCTTTTATCAATCCTGAAATTAAAAGCCCTCCAAAAACTTCCTCTTTTATAGTCAAAATTAATGGGACAAATTATGGGAAACCCTCGCCCTTAAAAGAAAAAAATAGTTCCCAAAACATGTCCCATAACCCAACTTTCATTAAGGAGAAAACAGTGTCTCATCATCATGATCCTCAATTTATACAAATGTGCCAAGATCTACAACAAAGACTCATTGATGCACACTCTAACTTCCAAAAAACAATGAGTGACAGTCATATCGCTTTTTTAAATTCATTCACTTGTTTGACTCAGCAAGCTATGGGATCACAACAAACTACAGCACCTATACAACAAAACATACAGCCTAAAATAAGCCCTCCACCTTCACAATATTTTACGCCCACATCTACTCCTGTAGTAAATAAAACAGCAATCTCAGCAAGCGAAAATACCATGACAAGAGCTCCAAGAGCTCATTCGAACCCCATTCAAAATATACCACAAACACCCATTATTACATCTATTGCATCCACAATTAGCAAACAAGAGGCGGCTATCCCTGTGCCTGCCAAATCAAATATTGAAGAGTTATTACTCGAAACTGTGGTTGAAAAGACTGGCTACCCAAGAGATATGCTCAACTTAGATATGAAAATCGAAACAGATTTAGGGATCGACTCCATTAAGCGTGTAGAAATCTTTTCTAGCATAGCTGAAAAAAGCCCTCAGCTTCCAGAAGTTGCTCCAAGTGATCTTGCACAATTTAAAACTCTTGGAGATATCGTCTCACACTTAAAACAAAAACAATTTGCTTAA
- a CDS encoding polymorphic toxin type 37 domain-containing protein, with protein FVSLGAVGCYAAGKMFNQDQHYNHPAYGDSLLLYNMSQYTEYPQLSYYGSLHHSKNDVKKEPPYNGKDLGADSSKCPGEGFEWKGKDSPGGKRGSWHNEGTQESLHPDLNHPPPKKPHWDYEGPNYPKGVRLNLDGTWEPK; from the coding sequence GTTTGTGTCCTTAGGGGCTGTAGGATGTTATGCAGCAGGAAAGATGTTTAATCAGGATCAACATTATAATCATCCTGCTTATGGTGATTCTTTATTGCTTTATAATATGTCACAATATACTGAATATCCACAGTTGAGTTATTATGGTTCACTTCATCATTCAAAAAATGATGTAAAAAAAGAGCCTCCCTATAATGGAAAGGATCTGGGAGCCGATTCCTCAAAATGCCCAGGAGAAGGCTTTGAGTGGAAAGGAAAAGACTCGCCAGGAGGAAAAAGAGGGTCTTGGCATAACGAAGGAACTCAGGAGTCTTTACATCCTGATTTAAATCATCCTCCTCCTAAAAAACCTCATTGGGACTATGAGGGGCCAAATTACCCAAAAGGAGTCAGATTAAATTTAGATGGTACATGGGAACCAAAATAA
- a CDS encoding PfaD family polyunsaturated fatty acid/polyketide biosynthesis protein — protein sequence MKIEQLVTTIAFDPKEQLKLIHNIRNHLYLVKDPETENMGLLANITNSPYQLLGILPPIYPEWLGNKAFLETHELRFPYIVGEMANGIATAKMVISAVNAGMMSFFGAAGLMPSKVEENINEIQAHLGTCNKSWGSNLIHSPNEPYLEGKIVDLYLKKNVTRVSASAYMTLSPHIVHYATKGLTVDEYGVIHRHNYILAKISREEVAKHFMMPAPKEMLAALVREGKISEHEAWLATNIPVAEDITVEADSGGHTDNRPLGPLLSVIQALANELTETYGYTTPFRIGAAGGLGTPLSVASAFSLGSAYIVTGSINQSAVEAGISPAAKELLAKAHVADVMMAPAADMFELGVKLQVLKRGSLFGARATKLYEIYSSYASLEEIPEDEKQKLEDQIFKMSIDTIWQHTKNFFNTRDPAQTERASKDPKHRMALVFRWYLGLSSRWAIMGDTSRTLDYQIWCGPAMGAFNNWVKDSFLQHPNERTVEQIGYNLLEGAAILTRAHQLRSFGFVLPSESFNFTPRYLK from the coding sequence ATGAAAATAGAACAACTTGTTACAACCATTGCCTTTGATCCAAAAGAACAGCTCAAGCTTATCCACAATATCAGAAATCACCTCTATCTTGTCAAAGACCCTGAAACAGAAAATATGGGACTTCTTGCAAATATCACGAATTCTCCCTATCAACTACTTGGAATACTACCTCCTATTTATCCTGAATGGCTCGGCAACAAAGCTTTCTTAGAGACTCATGAACTTCGCTTTCCCTATATTGTGGGTGAAATGGCCAACGGTATTGCGACAGCGAAAATGGTTATTTCTGCAGTAAATGCAGGGATGATGAGCTTTTTTGGTGCTGCGGGCCTTATGCCAAGCAAAGTAGAAGAGAATATCAATGAAATTCAAGCCCATCTTGGAACTTGCAATAAAAGCTGGGGCTCTAATTTAATCCATTCTCCCAATGAGCCTTACTTGGAAGGTAAAATTGTCGATCTCTATCTAAAGAAAAATGTGACACGTGTTTCTGCTTCTGCTTATATGACCCTAAGCCCTCATATTGTTCACTACGCAACTAAGGGGCTTACAGTTGATGAATATGGAGTCATTCACAGGCACAACTATATCCTTGCTAAAATTTCACGAGAAGAAGTTGCTAAACATTTTATGATGCCAGCGCCCAAAGAAATGCTTGCAGCACTCGTTCGAGAAGGTAAGATCAGCGAACACGAAGCATGGCTTGCAACAAATATTCCTGTTGCAGAAGACATCACTGTTGAAGCAGACTCTGGCGGACACACAGATAATCGTCCTCTTGGACCTCTTTTATCTGTTATTCAAGCACTTGCAAATGAATTAACAGAAACTTATGGATATACAACACCTTTTCGTATTGGAGCTGCAGGCGGCCTTGGTACGCCTTTATCTGTTGCATCTGCATTTAGCTTGGGATCTGCTTACATCGTAACTGGATCCATTAATCAATCTGCTGTAGAAGCGGGTATTTCTCCTGCTGCAAAAGAGTTACTCGCAAAAGCCCATGTTGCCGATGTAATGATGGCTCCTGCTGCTGACATGTTTGAGCTGGGCGTCAAATTACAAGTATTAAAACGCGGCTCTCTATTTGGTGCAAGGGCAACTAAATTATATGAGATCTATTCTTCTTATGCATCTCTCGAAGAGATCCCAGAAGATGAAAAACAAAAGTTGGAAGACCAAATCTTTAAAATGAGTATCGATACTATTTGGCAACATACAAAAAATTTCTTTAACACACGCGATCCTGCCCAGACTGAGCGCGCAAGCAAGGATCCCAAGCATCGCATGGCTCTTGTATTTCGCTGGTATTTAGGACTTTCTAGCAGATGGGCCATCATGGGAGATACATCACGCACTCTCGATTATCAAATTTGGTGCGGACCTGCAATGGGAGCTTTTAACAATTGGGTAAAAGACTCTTTCCTTCAACATCCCAACGAGCGTACCGTTGAGCAGATCGGCTATAACCTGCTAGAGGGTGCGGCTATCCTTACAAGAGCACATCAATTAAGAAGCTTTGGCTTTGTACTGCCCTCCGAAAGCTTTAATTTCACACCAAGGTATTTAAAGTAA
- a CDS encoding SDR family oxidoreductase, with amino-acid sequence MSNRTILGVKEAKEVGAPFSLSFNHKISITKDNGGLADALASKFQERGFLPQIVEEIPEASDVVIFLDALNAFPSWESACIVNQKAFIAAKAISTRFWHKGGLFVTIQDSGGKFSLDGISELQSITSGLTGLVKTAAQEWPKAFCKAIDIQRAHFKNEELAEKIINEILLSGPLTECGLTKDGKRWTTTNIAENAIEKKLSLKPHDVVIVSGGARGVTASSIIALAKKCPLRFLLLGRTPLSQEPEQFRHHTTEHALKSALIQDAKEKNKAILPKEVNTQAYQILAIREIQSTLDTLQSIQSEASYVSLDITQFEQVEKALNDIRKKWGKIDAIIHGAGVLADKLIAEKTIEQFEMVFTTKVKGLKNLLDATQKDSLSLIALFSSVAARFGNRGQCDYAMANEVLNKMAQYEKQKRPKCLVKSLNWGPWEGGMVTPELKALFAKKGIYTLSVDAGTHQFVQELSTDTGSHAEVVLGSALEKSETIFVSKEAYPFISSHIINEIAVVPAILVMEWFIGYAKRLCQNLHFHHCQNFQVIKGILLPNFGKTETPLKIVCSSHEVSQDSQILELQLKNSDDTLHYTAKLFMSSKLVSLPENTYKTHSLKNEWSLSIEESYKKGLFHGPDFQVIYSIDNICKEGGECHLKGLIDMSWKRKEFILDMAALDGCLQFLAIWSFHALSIFALPMQIEKFTLFQQGPITHKKYHCIVQSREKGKYKTSSNILLSDEKGNPYAEFLGVELIAYASDLQEK; translated from the coding sequence ATGTCTAATAGAACTATACTTGGTGTAAAAGAAGCAAAAGAGGTAGGCGCGCCCTTCTCTTTGAGCTTTAATCATAAGATTTCGATTACAAAAGACAACGGGGGACTTGCAGACGCCCTAGCCAGCAAATTTCAAGAGAGAGGTTTTCTTCCTCAAATTGTTGAAGAAATACCAGAAGCAAGTGATGTTGTCATCTTTCTAGATGCACTAAATGCGTTCCCAAGCTGGGAAAGTGCCTGTATAGTTAATCAAAAGGCATTCATTGCTGCAAAAGCCATTTCTACTCGCTTCTGGCACAAAGGAGGACTCTTTGTAACCATTCAGGATAGTGGCGGGAAGTTTTCACTAGATGGCATATCTGAATTACAAAGCATAACATCTGGCCTTACCGGCCTTGTTAAAACAGCAGCACAAGAATGGCCAAAAGCATTTTGCAAGGCCATAGATATCCAAAGAGCTCATTTTAAAAATGAAGAACTTGCAGAAAAAATTATCAACGAAATTCTATTAAGTGGTCCTCTTACAGAATGTGGCTTAACAAAAGATGGCAAAAGATGGACAACAACTAATATAGCAGAAAATGCTATTGAAAAAAAGCTGTCTCTAAAGCCTCATGATGTTGTTATAGTCTCAGGAGGTGCAAGGGGCGTTACAGCATCTTCTATCATCGCCCTTGCAAAAAAATGCCCTCTTCGCTTTCTTCTTTTAGGAAGAACACCTCTTTCACAAGAGCCAGAACAGTTTAGACACCATACAACGGAACATGCGCTAAAATCAGCACTCATCCAAGATGCAAAAGAAAAAAATAAAGCTATCCTGCCCAAAGAAGTGAATACGCAGGCTTATCAAATACTTGCTATACGTGAAATACAATCGACACTTGATACCCTGCAAAGCATTCAATCTGAAGCATCTTATGTCTCTCTAGATATCACCCAATTCGAACAGGTTGAAAAAGCTCTTAATGATATAAGAAAAAAATGGGGAAAAATTGATGCCATCATACATGGAGCTGGAGTCCTTGCAGATAAGCTCATTGCTGAAAAAACAATTGAACAATTTGAAATGGTCTTTACAACCAAAGTAAAAGGCCTTAAAAATCTATTAGATGCAACACAAAAAGACTCTCTTTCTCTAATAGCACTCTTCTCTTCTGTAGCTGCACGTTTTGGCAATAGAGGGCAATGCGACTATGCCATGGCTAATGAAGTACTTAATAAAATGGCTCAGTATGAAAAGCAAAAACGTCCTAAATGTCTTGTCAAATCCTTAAACTGGGGTCCTTGGGAAGGCGGTATGGTAACGCCTGAGCTCAAAGCACTCTTTGCAAAAAAGGGCATTTATACTCTTTCTGTTGATGCAGGAACTCACCAATTTGTCCAGGAGCTTTCAACAGACACAGGTAGCCACGCAGAAGTTGTTCTTGGAAGTGCTCTTGAAAAATCGGAAACAATTTTTGTAAGCAAAGAGGCTTATCCCTTTATTTCCAGCCATATCATCAACGAAATTGCTGTTGTTCCTGCCATTTTAGTTATGGAGTGGTTCATTGGCTATGCAAAAAGACTCTGTCAAAACCTCCATTTCCACCACTGTCAAAACTTTCAAGTGATAAAAGGGATTTTACTTCCAAACTTTGGAAAAACAGAAACTCCTTTAAAAATTGTCTGCTCTTCTCATGAAGTATCTCAAGACTCTCAGATCCTTGAACTTCAACTCAAAAACTCTGATGATACTCTCCACTATACAGCAAAGCTATTTATGAGCAGCAAACTTGTTTCTCTTCCAGAGAACACTTATAAAACCCATTCTCTAAAAAATGAGTGGTCTCTTTCCATAGAAGAAAGCTATAAAAAAGGCTTATTTCATGGTCCCGATTTTCAAGTAATTTATTCTATAGATAATATCTGTAAAGAGGGTGGAGAGTGTCATTTAAAAGGTTTAATCGACATGTCCTGGAAAAGAAAAGAGTTTATACTCGATATGGCAGCGCTCGATGGATGCTTACAATTTCTTGCAATATGGTCTTTTCATGCCCTTTCTATTTTTGCACTTCCCATGCAAATTGAAAAATTTACTCTGTTTCAACAAGGTCCCATCACGCATAAAAAATACCACTGTATTGTACAAAGCAGAGAAAAAGGAAAGTATAAAACCTCTTCCAACATTTTATTAAGCGACGAAAAGGGAAATCCCTACGCTGAATTTTTAGGTGTTGAGCTCATTGCATATGCATCTGACCTGCAGGAGAAATAA
- a CDS encoding beta-ketoacyl synthase N-terminal-like domain-containing protein, translating into MFEPIAIIGTGCILPGALTPKQLWENRLANVCSLKSATLSNWNIEPSVLISEKTLPHDIVGAIDSFDYLFDANSFFLPKDEIFKWDPFFYWLLQACQNAFHEANYSLDDLKMIKTGAVIGNLSYPSASFCHHAESVWLLNQDPATIGHRTYHQLLTDKPHPINRFMSGLPLHHLSQALHLSVDSFAVDAACASSLYAIKLACDKLHSRSADLMFAGGVNGTNLLYTHIGFHALKALGPSGKSRPFHKEADGLIPAQGSAIILLKRLSDAINSDDEILGVIRGIGLSNDGNSGSFLTPAIGGQIMAMKRAYAQSGIQKEEVSWIECHATGTHLGDSIELSSMQSFFESKQKISIGALKANIGHTITASATSALINVLSAFKAKIKPPTIHEPESICKALDNSSFYLLNHAEEWQSKTPRKAAINAFGFGGNNAHLIVEEWQKNSTYKNSVQKPKSIDTIAIVGVGLLAGSAENSEEFLQILKSDQPKFSEYEEGYYGSYLDSVDLPIQNIPFPPSDLKSTSGQQLAMLKASLDALKNVNAIDPEKTSVLVGIGCDIESARFVLRTTLSHVLPEKDPSWILKAKDAIALALTPANIGSNIAANRLNVLYNFTNQGYSVSSEEHSGITSLEIAIQGLLNHEYDAALVGACDMCCESAHIAAVKELLPQSCHIPGDAAVCLVLKRLSDATRDDDTIFATLPQVSSERTPDFELNNYSSKVLSHFGHTHAASGLLHVATAALLCYNENTSSIKVEIEALGAKKKSIEVLKGSL; encoded by the coding sequence ATGTTTGAACCCATCGCCATCATAGGCACGGGATGCATCCTACCAGGCGCACTTACACCCAAACAACTATGGGAAAATAGACTTGCAAACGTTTGCAGTTTAAAAAGCGCAACCCTTTCCAATTGGAATATAGAACCAAGCGTTTTAATATCAGAAAAAACACTTCCACACGACATCGTTGGTGCAATTGATAGCTTTGACTACCTATTTGATGCCAATTCCTTTTTTTTGCCTAAAGATGAAATATTCAAATGGGATCCTTTCTTTTATTGGCTTCTTCAGGCTTGTCAAAATGCATTTCATGAAGCTAATTACTCTCTTGATGATCTAAAAATGATAAAAACAGGCGCCGTCATTGGCAACTTGTCTTATCCATCTGCTTCCTTTTGCCATCATGCAGAATCCGTATGGTTATTAAACCAAGATCCTGCAACGATCGGTCATCGTACATATCATCAATTACTGACAGATAAACCCCATCCTATAAACCGCTTCATGTCAGGATTACCTCTACACCATCTATCTCAAGCACTTCATCTATCTGTAGATAGCTTTGCAGTGGATGCAGCTTGTGCATCTTCTTTGTATGCAATCAAACTTGCTTGTGATAAATTGCACTCTCGATCTGCAGATTTAATGTTTGCAGGCGGCGTCAATGGTACAAACCTTCTCTATACACATATTGGTTTTCATGCTCTTAAAGCCCTTGGTCCATCTGGAAAAAGTAGACCTTTTCACAAAGAAGCAGATGGCCTTATTCCAGCTCAAGGATCAGCAATCATTTTACTTAAGCGACTATCTGATGCTATCAACTCCGATGATGAGATCCTTGGAGTCATTCGCGGTATTGGACTTTCTAACGACGGCAACAGTGGAAGTTTTTTAACTCCTGCCATCGGCGGACAAATCATGGCTATGAAGCGCGCTTACGCTCAATCGGGTATACAAAAAGAAGAAGTATCATGGATTGAGTGCCATGCAACAGGAACACATCTTGGAGATAGTATAGAGCTAAGCAGCATGCAGTCTTTTTTTGAATCAAAACAAAAAATATCTATTGGCGCACTAAAGGCAAATATTGGACACACAATTACAGCTTCTGCAACTTCTGCTCTTATCAACGTACTTTCTGCATTCAAAGCAAAAATAAAACCACCCACGATACATGAGCCAGAATCTATCTGTAAAGCGCTTGACAATTCATCTTTTTACCTTTTAAATCATGCAGAAGAGTGGCAAAGTAAAACACCTAGAAAGGCCGCTATCAACGCCTTTGGCTTCGGTGGTAATAACGCCCATCTCATCGTCGAAGAGTGGCAAAAAAATTCTACCTACAAAAATAGTGTTCAAAAACCAAAGTCTATCGATACTATTGCAATTGTTGGAGTGGGCTTACTTGCTGGCAGTGCTGAAAACTCCGAAGAGTTTTTGCAAATACTTAAATCTGATCAGCCTAAATTTTCTGAATATGAAGAGGGCTATTACGGCAGCTACCTAGATTCTGTTGATCTTCCTATCCAAAATATTCCCTTTCCACCCAGCGATCTTAAGTCAACTTCAGGGCAGCAATTAGCTATGCTCAAAGCAAGCCTTGATGCATTAAAAAATGTAAACGCAATCGATCCAGAAAAAACATCTGTTCTTGTTGGGATAGGCTGCGATATAGAGAGTGCTCGCTTTGTTTTGCGCACAACACTCTCTCATGTATTACCAGAAAAAGATCCATCATGGATCTTAAAAGCAAAAGATGCTATTGCACTTGCGCTTACTCCTGCAAATATTGGCTCAAACATTGCAGCCAATAGGCTCAATGTTCTTTATAACTTTACAAATCAAGGCTATAGCGTATCTTCTGAAGAGCATTCAGGGATTACTTCCCTTGAAATAGCTATACAAGGTCTATTGAATCATGAGTATGATGCCGCTCTAGTTGGAGCATGTGATATGTGCTGTGAAAGCGCGCACATTGCTGCCGTCAAAGAATTACTTCCGCAATCCTGTCACATTCCAGGTGACGCTGCCGTTTGTTTAGTTCTAAAGAGACTTTCTGATGCAACAAGAGATGATGACACTATCTTTGCAACCCTTCCACAGGTAAGCTCAGAAAGAACACCCGATTTTGAACTTAATAACTATTCTAGCAAAGTCCTATCTCATTTTGGACATACCCACGCAGCATCTGGCCTTCTTCATGTGGCTACTGCAGCGCTTTTGTGCTACAACGAAAACACCTCTTCCATCAAGGTGGAAATTGAAGCACTTGGTGCCAAGAAAAAATCTATAGAAGTTTTAAAAGGAAGCTTATAA